The Porites lutea chromosome 4, jaPorLute2.1, whole genome shotgun sequence genome contains a region encoding:
- the LOC140935889 gene encoding adenosine receptor A3-like translates to MSALNSSDPNFDIYLSIIQDKGYWLTLAFVGFFLAFTIIIGNSLLLFITYKDPRKTLRTPPCLLITNLSASDLLLGLLNVSLVAVRDVYRYKQVNMPFLELFRGIMSTVFITTIFVSGYSIVAMSTSCFVAINKPMEYKTIITKKRVKIFIGVLWVISLLSCVLPMTSVPEKTYLMIYLHTHATVPAILLTVIYTNVFRALARRTREVQREGYNSVASKALEREKKMIKAIVIILGLFYITYMPQYITLHLLYFCESCKKSLTFHMIDVALSRFLYISSAINPFVYAWRVPKYNQAFQDCWKMCRGKLRITSPKSFASSLRQSQLRSGIEMSVGGRDRAQSKPTESTKL, encoded by the coding sequence ATGTCGGCACTGAATTCTTCGGATCCAAACTTTGATATTTACCTGTCGATAATTCAAGACAAAGGCTACTGGTTGACTTTAGCATTCGTTGGATTTTTTCTGGCCTTCACCATCATCATAGGAAACTCACTTCTCCTCTTCATAACTTACAAGGATCCTCGAAAAACGCTTCGTACACCGCCATGTTTATTGATCACCAATTTGAGCGCTTCAGACTTACTTCTTGGGCTGTTAAACGTTTCTCTCGTGGCGGTAAGAGATGTGTATCGTTACAAACAAGTAAATATGCCTTTCCTTGAATTATTCAGAGGAATTATGTCTACTGTTTTCATTACAACAATCTTCGTTAGTGGTTACTCAATAGTAGCTATGTCAACAAGTTGCTTTGTGGCGATTAACAAGCCAATGGAATATAAAACAATCATCACTAAAAAAAGAGTCAAGATATTTATTGGTGTTTTGTGGGTGATCTCTCTGCTGTCTTGTGTTCTACCTATGACGAGCGTGCCTGAAAAAACTTATTTGATGATTTATCTTCACACGCACGCAACTGTaccagccattttgttgacTGTGATTTACACGAATGTATTCCGCGCTCTCGCGAGACGTACACGCGAAGTTCAACGAGAAGGCTACAACTCTGTAGCGAGTAAAGCACTGGAacgtgagaaaaaaatgatcaaagcAATTGTTATAATTCTTGGATTATTCTACATCACATACATGCCTCAGTACATAACTCTTCATCTACTGTACTTCTGCGAATCATGCAAGAAGTCGTTAACTTTCCACATGATTGATGTGGCCTTGTCTAGATTTTTGTACATAAGTTCCGCAATCAATCCCTTCGTGTATGCTTGGAGAGTACCGAAGTATAACCAGGCCTTTCAAGATTGCTGGAAGATGTGCCGTGGTAAACTGAGAATTACCTCCCCTAAATCGTTTGCGTCCTCACTTCGTCAAAGTCAGCTGCGAAGTGGCATTGAAATGTCTGTAGGTGGTAGAGACAGAGCACAAAGCAAACCAACTGAATCAACCAAGCTTTGA
- the LOC140935894 gene encoding adenosine receptor A1-like, with protein MTALNSSNPNFDFYLSIIQDKGYWLTLAVVGFFVAFVIIIGNLILLFITYKDPRKTLRTQSCLLITNLSASDLPLGLLNVSLVAVRDVYRFRQVNMPFPGLFKAIMYTVFITTIFVSGYSIVAMSTTCFVAINKPMEYKTIITKRRVKIFIGVLWVISLSTCVLPVANVPEKTYTMIYLHTHGTVPAILLTVIYTNVFRALSRRTREVQREGYNSVASKALEREKKMIKAIVIILGLFYITYMPQYISLHLLHFCESCKKSLTFHMIDVALSRFLYISSAINPFVYAWRVPKYNQAFQDCWKMCRGKLINTSPKSFAFSLRQSQLQSNIEMSVGGRDRAQSKPTESTKL; from the coding sequence ATGACTGCGTTGAATTCTTCGAATCCAAACTTCGATTTTTACCTTTCGATAATTCAAGACAAAGGTTACTGGTTAACACTAGCAGTCGTTGGATTTTTTGTGGCGTTCGTGATCATTATCGGAAACTTAATTCTTCTCTTCATAACTTACAAGGATCCTCGAAAGACGCTTCGTACTCAGTCCTGTTTATTGATCACCAATTTGAGCGCTTCTGACTTGCCTCTTGGGCTGTTAAACGTTTCTCTCGTGGCGGTGAGAGATGTGTATCGTTTTAGGCAAGTAAATATGCCTTTCCCAGGATTATTTAAGGCAATTATGTATACTGTTTTCATTACAACTATCTTCGTTAGTGGTTACTCAATAGTAGCTATGTCAACAACTTGCTTTGTGGCGATTAACAAGCCAATGGAATATAAGACCATTATTACTAAGAGAAGAGTCAAGATATTCATCGGTGTTTTATGGGTGATTTCTTTGTCGACCTGTGTTCTACCTGTGGCGAACGTTCCTGAGAAAACTTATACGATGATTTATCTTCACACGCACGGAACTGTaccagccattttgttgacTGTGATTTACACGAACGTGTTTCGCGCTCTCTCGAGACGTACACGCGAAGTTCAAAGAGAAGGCTACAACTCTGTAGCGAGTAAAGCACTGGAacgtgagaaaaaaatgatcaaagcAATTGTTATAATTCTTGGATTATTCTACATCACATACATGCCTCAGTACATATCTCTCCATCTATTGCACTTTTGTGAATCATGCAAGAAGTCGTTAACTTTCCACATGATTGATGTAGCCCTGTCTAGATTTTTATATATAAGTTCCGCTATCAATCCCTTCGTATATGCTTGGAGAGTACCGAAGTATAACCAGGCCTTTCAAGATTGCTGGAAGATGTGCCGTGGTAAACTGATAAATACCTCCCCTAAATCGTTTGCTTTCTCACTTCGTCAAAGTCAGCTGCAAAGTAACATTGAAATGTCTGTGGGTGGTAGGGACAGAGCACAAAGCAAGCCAACTGAATCAACCAAGCTTTGA
- the LOC140935893 gene encoding adenosine receptor A2a-like: MTALNSSDPNFDVYLSIIQDKGYWLTLAFVGFFLAFTIIIGNSLLLFITYKNPRKTLRTPPCLLITNLSASDLLLGLLNVSLVAVRDVYRYKQVNMPFLELFRGIMYTVFVKTVFVSSYSIVAMSTSSFVAINKPMEYKTIITKNRVKIFIGVLWVISLLICFLPMTNVPEKTYMMIYLHTHGTVPAILLTVIYTNVFRALSRRTREVQREGYNSVASKALERKKKMIKTISIILGLFYITYMPQYVSLHLLHFCESCKKSLTFHMIDVALSRFLYISSAINPFVYAWRVPKYNQAFQDCWMMCRGKLRITSP; encoded by the coding sequence ATGACTGCGCTGAATTCTTCGGATCCAAACTTTGATGTTTACCTGTCGATAATTCAAGACAAAGGCTACTGGTTGACTTTAGCATTCGTTGGATTTTTTCTGGCCTTCACCATCATCATAGGAAACTCACTTCTCCTCTTCATTACTTACAAGAATCCTCGAAAAACGCTTCGTACTCCGCCCTGTTTATTAATCACAAATTTGAGCGCTTCTGACTTACTTCTTGGGCTGTTAAACGTCTCGCTTGTGGCGGTGAGAGATGTGTATCGTTATAAACAAGTAAATATGCCTTTCCTGGAATTATTCAGAGGAATTATGTATACCGTTTTCGTTAAAACAGTTTTCGTCAGTTCTTACTCAATAGTTGCTATGTCAACAAGTTCCTTTGTGGCGATTAACAAGCCAATGGAATATAAAACAATCATCACTAAAAACAGAGTCAAGATATTTATCGGTGTTTTGTGGGTGATCTCTTTGTTGATCTGTTTTCTACCTATGACGAACGTGCCTGAGAAAACTTATATGATGATTTATCTTCACACGCACGGAACTGTaccagccattttgttgacTGTGATTTACACGAACGTGTTTCGCGCTCTCTCGAGACGTACACGCGAAGTTCAAAGAGAGGGATACAACTCTGTAGCGAGTAAAGCACTGGaacgtaagaaaaaaatgatcaaaacaatTTCCATAATTCTTGGATTATTCTACATCACATACATGCCTCAGTATGTATCTCTCCATCTATTGCACTTTTGCGAATCATGCAAGAAGTCGTTAACTTTCCACATGATTGATGTAGCCTTGTCTAGGTTTCTATACATAAGTTCCGCTATCAATCCCTTCGTGTATGCTTGGAGAGTACCGAAGTATAACCAGGCCTTTCAAGATTGCTGGATGATGTGCCGTGGTAAACTGAGAATTACTTCGCCTTAA
- the LOC140933794 gene encoding beta-4C adrenergic receptor-like has translation MENSTVEISDFYLRIIDDSVYWTSLAVVGFILSAVITVANFIVLTTIYRDPKKTLRTLPCLLIANLSFSDFLVGLFVVLPVATRDVYRSLHLEIPVPREMLIAGYCLLGSTLFNSSATIVAMSVTCYFAISSPIKYKIKITKKKIYLLIAAIWVVSITISFLPAIDITEMTYFLVYIHTHISLPALLLVVIYFKGYRALLRRTRELQANRQASTRALERERNMAVTITIILALFLLTYIPEFITIHLAFFCDSCEIKEDSITFHKIDVVLSRFVFLNSALNPFIYAWRMPTYRLALKACCKLVKNNRVNSAAGLCYQCGQQAPVITVATVNAAANQS, from the coding sequence ATGGAGAACTCTACAGTAGAAATATCTGACTTCTATCTACGAATAATAGATGACTCTGTTTACTGGACGAGTTTAGCAGTTGTTGGATTTATTCTATCAGCCGTTATTACTGTCGCAAATTTCATCGTCTTAACTACGATCTACCGAGACCCGAAAAAGACACTTCGTACTTTGCCATGTTTGTTGATCGCAAATCTAAGCTTTTCTGATTTTCTGGTGGGTCTGTTTGTTGTATTACCGGTGGCAACCAGGGACGTGTATAGATCTCTGCACCTCGAAATTCCTGTACCCCGTGAGATGCTAATTGCTGGGTATTGTCTCCTTGGATCGACTCTGTTTAACAGTAGTGCTACCATAGTAGCAATGTCAGTAACTTGCTACTTTGCCATAAGCAGCCCCATCAAGTACAAGATCAAGATCACGAAAAAAAAGATATACCTTCTCATTGCTGCCATATGGGTTGTATCGATCACAATAAGCTTTCTACCAGCAATAGACATCACTGAAATGACCTATTTTCTGGTTTATATTCACACTCACATCTCGCTGCCAGCTTTGCTACTCGTAGTCATCTATTTCAAAGGGTACCGTGCCCTATTACGGCGGACCAGAGAACTCCAAGCGAATAGACAAGCTTCAACGCGTGCTTTGGAACGGGAACGAAATATGGCGGTCACAATAACGATTATCTTAGCTCTCTTCCTTCTAACCTACATCCCGGAGTTTATTACGATTCACCTGGCCTTCTTCTGCGATTCTTGTGAGATCAAAGAGGATTCAATTACGTTTCATAAAATTGACGTGGTTTTATCGCGATTCGTGTTTCTGAATTCGGCATTAAACCCATTTATTTATGCATGGAGAATGCCTACATATCGTCTCGCCTTGAAAGCCTGTTGCAAACTTGTCAAGAACAACAGAGTAAACTCGGCGGCCGGTCTTTGCTATCAATGCGGGCAGCAAGCACCGGTTATAACAGTTGCAACTGTTAACGCAGCTGCAAATCAAAGCTAA